The Borrelia duttonii Ly sequence AACCCCTCTTAAAGAAATTATCACAACTAGCTACATGGCTTCAAGACTTTACTTTCAAAACTCACATACTTGATCCAATGATCAAAGGTCTCACAAGTTTTTTCGGTAATATTTACGAATGGTTTACAAAAATGGTAAAAATAGCACTAAAACAAATACTACCCGATTGGTTTTACAAATGGGTTTTTAGTGAAGAACCTAAAACAAATAAAGACCATTCACCACTCCCAACTACTGATACTGGGACTAAATTAGAAAAAGACGCAAGTGTGAAAACACCTTAGGAGGTATAAATATGATTACACAATTTACAACTGATTTTATGCACCAGTACCAAGATGCAAAAGGCATGAAATCAATGCTAGACTATATTAACTTAACGCCCTCTCAAATAACAACCATTTTGAAAGAAACTTTCAATCAATTATCTAGTGTGTTTATGACGTCTAATTTCTTGATTCTATGTCCGCGAATGGATTTTAAGGGCCAGGGATATGTCCCACAAGGATTTTTCATTCAAGCTAAAAGTGAACTAATCAACATGAAATATAGTACTACTTGTTCAAAACGTCCTATAATTGATTATTACACTCGTAAATCTACACATGTAAGTTATAATCCTACTTTCAACGATGAGATCATCACGCTAAATAATGCTAAATTAGTTAGTGGATATTCAGAACTACTCAAATGGTCATTCAATGTGCCTTTTGGAAAATCTATATTTCCAAATACTAGCAATTTAGCAAAACAACACTTAACTAACAGGGTAAAAGAAAGTGTGCCATTTAGTGTTTACAGCCCATCTTTTGGATTTAGAGAAATAGTTGCTGTTACTTCTCTTGATCTGAAAGATACAGTATATCTTGATGAGGTTGAAATTAGTGTAACATTAGAAGTTCTCAAAACATTTACAAAATACAAAGGATGAATTAATGGAGCCTAGACTTTTGAAATATGACTTCAAGATCGAATTCTACGATCAACCTAAAATCTACGAGATACCTAAAAAAGAAAATGAAACTCAAACTGAAAAAGCTAAAGAAAAGAGCACACCTAAAGAAAAACCAAAGGAAGAAACTAAGACTGAAGAAACTAAAGAAAAGAAGAAAAATACAAACGAACCCAAAATTGTACTTCGCACTACAGATGGTATACATATAGACATTCAAATATCTGATGTATATACAAGCAATAACTATATATGTTCTAAACAAGCAAAACTAACTATTTGGAATTTGCCTATAGATTTTACTAATAATTTACAATCTGGCAATATTGTGACAATTTACTATAAAAAATTTGCAGAAGTCAAAGATTATGACTTTATCATGTCTGGGTATTTGGGTACACCTATGAGTACTGATTATCCTAGTGGTGATTTTAGTGTTCAATTGGAAATTCATTTAGCATCAAAAAGCAATTATTTTCACAGAGCACTCAACCCAAATCAATTTCAAGGCATGACAGTAGAAAATGCGATCAAATCAGCTTTTCCTAGTAGAAATATTATCAATATGACTTATGAAAACAGAAAACGCATAATAAATGAAAGTTTTTGTGCTAACACTCCTGTTGAATTCATTGAAAAGATAACTAAAAAGTATGTTCAAAGTGTTAGAACAGATATTGAACCTAAAGACCATACACAACTCATCAGAGAAGCATCTCTTAATGCTACTCATACTGAATGTAACTATATATTTACAAATTATGTACCGATACAAACAGAAACAGAGAAAAAAGAAGAAACAGAAAAAAATAAGCCTATACAAAAAGATAAAAATCCAAAAACAGAAACACCTACAACAGACACAAAAGAAGAGGAAACAAAAAAAGACACAGATAAAGACTATGAACCTCTTGAAGATTATCTTCTCGAATTCATACCACAACAAGAAGTCACTATAGGTTCAAATAGAAATATTAAGTTCATATATTGGAATGCCAAGATTATGTATACTCACAAATTAAAAGTTGGTGATAAAGTTAGTTTCATTGATGGTACTGGCAATAAAATTAAGGGCACTATTTCACAAGCTGATGCTGTATTAAGTAATATTGGTGAGTGTTCTCTTATACTCAAGCTTTACGATGATGCTAATTTTTTAAACATAAAAGGAGAAGCTAAGTAAATGCATTTGAATTATGATATTTACAGAATGAACAGCCAAATGGCTGGTTCTGCGTTAACACAAGAAGAGATCAAACTATGGATTTACAAAAATATTTTCATCTCTACAATAGGAATTATCAAATCTTTCAATTCTGAAACTCAAGAAGGTGTTGTATTACTATCCCTTTACAAAAACATAGAAATTAAAACTCGATGTATATCCAATATGCATTTTGATCTACAAGAAAATGATGAGGTTATTCTTTTGCAAAGTAGTATCAATCTTTTTGATATTAATGATGATAATTATTTTGACAAAAACTATTTCTATATATTACGACCGATTAATATGCAAAATGCAACTATCAAAGTTGATAATTTTTCTATTCACACAAAAAACCTTATGGAGATCAAAAATAATAATATAAGTTTGAAACAAGTCTTAGAAGAAATAGTTAATTGTTTACACAATTTGAGAGTTTCGGGACAAGCTACAGTTGAACCTAGTTTTTACACATATGTTAACAACATACAAAACAAAATAAACATGTTGCTAAAATAGTTTTTAGCAAAAATAGTATTATACTTCCTTTTATTAGTTAAAAGGATAAAGGATGTAAAGATTGGATATCAGAATTGACAATGATTTTAACTTAGCTTTTAATTCGAATTTACAGCTCGTTGATAGTATTGAAGAACAAAAACAACGACTATTCATCTTCTTAAAGACTCCAAAAGGTAGTCTTTTCTATGATCCTCAATGGGGTTTAGATTATTCGCACGTTGTAAAGCTTATCAAGCTGAACTCTGTGAACCAAATCAAAACTTACCTATTCAATATTATACAAGATCTCAAAATTGATATTGTAAATCTTGACGTAAAGATACAATCAAACACAATAAGCATTGTCTTTCACTTTCCAAATGACACTCTAAATATGGAGGTAAAATTATGAGCATCCTGTTTGATTCTGATGTTGGAGTCTTGAAAAAGAATATTGAACAAATTGTAAATGCTAAACGTCAATACTTAAGAGATAATTACAAAATATTGATTAATGACGACCCAGCATCTATTTACAACATTATTGCAACATCACTTGCATTCAAAGAATGTGAACTAATTGATGAAGTTAACAAACTATTCCAATCTATAAAACCTGATTCTGAATATTGGCAAGCGATAGAAAAGCATATAAGTGTCAAAAGTACTACTTATGAGGCTATAAAGAACTCTTTACTATCTATTAATGGTATTACACACGCAAATATCAAAAGTACTGCTGGTACTGCTAGTATTTATGTTATTGTAGACGAAGAATTTATGAATTCAGACAAAACACAAATAGAAGATACAAATCTAAAAGC is a genomic window containing:
- a CDS encoding DUF792 family protein; its protein translation is MITQFTTDFMHQYQDAKGMKSMLDYINLTPSQITTILKETFNQLSSVFMTSNFLILCPRMDFKGQGYVPQGFFIQAKSELINMKYSTTCSKRPIIDYYTRKSTHVSYNPTFNDEIITLNNAKLVSGYSELLKWSFNVPFGKSIFPNTSNLAKQHLTNRVKESVPFSVYSPSFGFREIVAVTSLDLKDTVYLDEVEISVTLEVLKTFTKYKG
- a CDS encoding DUF693 family protein, whose translation is MEPRLLKYDFKIEFYDQPKIYEIPKKENETQTEKAKEKSTPKEKPKEETKTEETKEKKKNTNEPKIVLRTTDGIHIDIQISDVYTSNNYICSKQAKLTIWNLPIDFTNNLQSGNIVTIYYKKFAEVKDYDFIMSGYLGTPMSTDYPSGDFSVQLEIHLASKSNYFHRALNPNQFQGMTVENAIKSAFPSRNIINMTYENRKRIINESFCANTPVEFIEKITKKYVQSVRTDIEPKDHTQLIREASLNATHTECNYIFTNYVPIQTETEKKEETEKNKPIQKDKNPKTETPTTDTKEEETKKDTDKDYEPLEDYLLEFIPQQEVTIGSNRNIKFIYWNAKIMYTHKLKVGDKVSFIDGTGNKIKGTISQADAVLSNIGECSLILKLYDDANFLNIKGEAK
- a CDS encoding DUF777 family protein — protein: MHLNYDIYRMNSQMAGSALTQEEIKLWIYKNIFISTIGIIKSFNSETQEGVVLLSLYKNIEIKTRCISNMHFDLQENDEVILLQSSINLFDINDDNYFDKNYFYILRPINMQNATIKVDNFSIHTKNLMEIKNNNISLKQVLEEIVNCLHNLRVSGQATVEPSFYTYVNNIQNKINMLLK
- a CDS encoding contractile injection system sheath initiator, with amino-acid sequence MDIRIDNDFNLAFNSNLQLVDSIEEQKQRLFIFLKTPKGSLFYDPQWGLDYSHVVKLIKLNSVNQIKTYLFNIIQDLKIDIVNLDVKIQSNTISIVFHFPNDTLNMEVKL